In the genome of Aspergillus flavus chromosome 8, complete sequence, one region contains:
- a CDS encoding amino acid transporter — protein sequence MSESIIPPRNSSGSMKKTIQPTADWAVDIDHGAETDLQRTLSTRHITMIALGSSIGMGLWLGSGTSLANGGPAAIFIGYLLSGTMIWSVSHSIGEMAVMYPLPSAFIQWTSIFVDPAAGFALGWAYWFSYWITIANELQGVVTVLNFWTDKVPTAAWITIFWVVIILINVWAVKFFGEVEVVSSSIKFGWIIIVIISLIVVSAGGAPAEGPIGFRYWNSYAFTNGFKGFLSVMPTCIFAMSGSENCALVAAETSNPRRAVPKAVGSIWLRLSLFYILGSLMITITVDPKDNNLFGASGVNASPFVIAYRNAGLEPLAHIMNAVVFISVVSTGSISGYAGSRALMGLAHVKMAPKIFGKADKVGRPLAGLFITLLIGGGLGYLNVNNSGEEVFTWFSNLTSLFTLFGWGMICLSHLRMRYAWKVQGRDVSDLPWKSWTFPYAAIWGLGWCILLIIAEFYLSVWPLGGQTTAKNFFANYVSVVAIVVIYIGAKIYYRGPFWVDSRTIDLDSLRRFYVKTGDEESVEDKPGAMGHVSKAVRFLFN from the exons ATGAGCGAATCCATCATCCCTCCGCGCAATTCGTCAGGGAGTATGAAAAAGACCATCCAGCCCACTGCCGATTGGGCGGTTGACATCGATCATGGCGCGGAAACCGATCTCCAGCGGACGCTATCCACCCGCCACATCACCATGATTGCCCTAGGGTCATCGATTGGCATGGGATTATGGCTAGGCAGTGGAACATCCCTAGCAAATGGTGGTCCAGCGGCCATCTTTATCGGTTATCTCTTGAGCGGTACCATGATCTGGTCGGTCAGCCATTCCATCGGCGAAATGGCCGTAATGTATCCTCTGCCTTCGGCATTCATTCAATGGACCTCGATCTTTGTTGACCCGGCAGCCGGGTTTGCCTTAGGATGGGCATACTGGTTCTCATACTGGATCACCATCGCCAACGAGTTACAA GGTGTCGTGACTGTTCTCAATTTCTGGACCGACAAGGTGCCCACGGCAGCCTGGATCACTATCTTCTGGGTCGTGATTATTCTTATCAACGTGTGGGCTGTCAAGTTCTTTGGAGAAGTGGAAGTTGTTTCATCTTCGATCAAATTCGGGTGGATTATCATTGTTATTATCTCCCTGATTG TCGTATCTGCAGGAGGCGCCCCTGCTGAGGGCCCTATCGGCTTTCGGTATTGGAACTCGTACGCCTTCACGAACGGATTTAAAGGCTTCCTCAGTGTCATGCCCACTTGTATCTTTGCCATGTCTGGATCCGAAAACTGCGCTCTGGTTGCAGCCGAAACCTCCAACCCCAGAAGAGCTGTCCCCAAGGCTGTGGGATCGATCTGGCTGCGTCTTTCCTTATTTTATATCCTAGGCTCCCTCATGATCACTATTACGGTTGACCCAAAGGACAACAATCTCTTCGGCGCTTCGGGAGTCAACGCCTCGCCATTTGTCATTGCCTATCGCAACGCGGGTCTCGAGCCTTTGGCCCATATAATGAACGCCGTAGTTTTCATCTCGGTCGTGTCAACGGGAAGTATCTCTGGATATGCCGGGTCCCGTGCTCTTATGGGGCTGGCCCATGTGAAGATGGCGCCCAAG ATCTTCGGAAAAGCAGATAAGGTCGGACGTCCCCTAGCCGGACTCTTCATTACTCTTCTCATCGGAGGTGGCCTGGGCTACCTCAATGTGAACAACAGCGGCGAGGAAGTCTTCACATGGTTCTCCAATCTCACGTCTCTGTTCACTCTGTTCGGCTGGGGGATGATCTGTCTATCGCACCTCCGGATGCGTTATGCCTGGAAAGTCCAGGGCCGCGATGTATCCGACCTGCCTTGGAAAAGCTGGACGTTCCCTTACGCGGCCATCTGGGGACTGGGATGGTGTATTTTGCTCATTATTGCGGAGTTCTATCTGAGTGTCTGGCCGCTTGGAGGACAGACCACGGCGAAGAACTTCTTTGCCAACTATGTCAGTGTTGTTGCTATCGTCGTCATTTATATTGGGGCCAAGATCTACTATCGTGGGCCGTTCTGGGTGGATTCCCGGACAATCGATCTCGACAGTCTCCGGCGGTTCTATGTCAAGACTGGCGATGAAGAATCCGTGGAGGACAAACCGGGCGCGATGGGGCATGTCTCCAAAGCGGTTCGATTTTTGTTCAATTAA